Within Streptomyces albofaciens JCM 4342, the genomic segment CAGCGCGCTCAGCGACGTCAAGCGCGGTGAGGCGGCGGCGCGCAAGGCCGCGGCCGAGACGGAGTCCGTACGGGCCGCCGCCGCGCAGGAGAAGAGCGCGGCCGACAGTGAGGCGCGCCGCCTCAGGGGCCGGATCGCGGAGGTCGAGGCGTTGCTGGAGGCCAGCCGCCGTGCCACGCGGGAGGGCCGCAGCGTCGAGGACATGCGGTTGCGGCTGCTGCTGGACACCGTGCTGGACGCGGCCCAGGGGCTGCGTCGCGAACTGGCGCTGCCGCCCGCCGATACACACCCGGCCGATACGGTCGATGCCGTGGCGCCGGGGAAGATGACGCCGAAGGACATCGCCACGCGCGCGCTGTCGGAGACCGACCCCGCGCTGCTGGACCAACTGCTGGCGCTGCCGCAGGCCCATCTGGTGGTGGACGGCTACAACGTCACCAAGACCGGTTATCCCACGATGCCGTTGGACAAGCAGCGGCTGCGGCTGCTGGGCGGCCTCGCGGTGCTGGCCGCCCAGACTGGCGCGGAGATGACGTGCGTCTTCGACGGCGCCGAGCTGGCCGCGCCGGTGCTGCTCGCGCCGCCGCGCGGGGTAAGGGTCCTGTTCAGCAAGCCGGGTGTGACGGCCGATGAGCTGATTCGCCAGCTCGTACGAGCCGAGCCGCCCGGCCGCCCGGTGGTGGTGGTCTCCACCGACCGCGAGGTGGCCGACGGCGTCGCCAAGGCGGGGGCGCGGCCGGTGGCATCCGCCTTGCTGCTCAAGCGGCTCGCCCGCATCTGAACGGCCGGCAGCGCTTCGCGTCGTGCGGCCCGCCGGCGAAATCCGTACGACCCGTACGACTCGTCAGACCCGTACGACCCGTAACACCTGTACGACTTGTCCCGAACACAGGACGTCCGAGGTGGTGTGGGAGATATGTTCCGTGGAAGCGCCGCCGGGGGGTCCGAGGCCGGAGCGGCGTGCGATGCGGAGGTAAAGGTGTACCCATCAACGGGGTATCTCATGCCTGCCGTTCGTGCCTGAGTGTCAAGTGACCGCTACTGCCTGTGTGATGTTGGTAAAGGATGAGGACCATCCAGGAGTTTTTTCCGGTGAGGATTTGAAGCGATCACAAGACGGTTACTAAGGTCAGGCCTCAACCCTTCATGCAGTTGATCATCCATCCGGGGTGAACAGTGAAGGAACCGCCGAGTCCGCGACGTTGACGCGGAGCCGGGGTGCAGCTACCCCCACTTCCCGGTAGGCGGCTGAAGGAAGAAGGAGCTCGCCTCCGTGGCGTCCCACCGTCGACCCAAGCAGCCGAGCCGCACTCGTGTCACCGTGCTCACCGCGACCGCAGCGGCGGCCGTCGCACTCTCGTCCCAGGCCGCCCACGCCGACCCGAAGCCCAAGAAGGAAGAGGTCAAGTCGGAGGTCGACAAGCTCTACGAGCAGGCGGAGCAGGCCACCGAGAAGTACAACGGGGCCAAGGAGGACCAGGAGAAGCTGCAGAAGGAGGTGGACAGCCTCCAGGACAAGGTCGCCCGCGGCCAGGGAGAGCTGAACCAGCTCCGCAAGGGCCTCGGTTCGGTCGCCTCCGGCCAGTACCGCAGCGGCAGCATAGACCCGTCCGTGCAGCTGTTCCTGTCCGGCGACCCGGACACCTACCTCGAAAAGGCCGCCACGCTCGACCAGCTGAGCGGCAAGCAGGCCGAGCAGCTGAAGACCATCGCGGACAAGCAGCGGCAGCTCGCGCAGGAGCGCGCGGAGGCCGCGTCCAAGATCCAGGACCTCTCCGACACCCGCAAGGCGCTGGGTGAGAAGAAGGACGAGATCAAGGGCAAGCTCGCCAAGGCGCAGGAACTGCTCAACACCCTGACCGCCAAGGAGAAGGAGGCGCTCCAGAAGGAGGAGGCGCAGAAGAACCGCTCCAGCCGCGGCAACGAGCGCCCCGACCTGGGCAACGACACCCCGGCCTCGGGCCGTGGCGCCGCCGCGCTGGCCGCCGCCGCCTCCAAGATCGGCTCGCCCTACGTGTGGGGCGCCACCGGTCCGTCCTCCTTCGACTGCTCGGGCCTGACCTCCTGGGCGTACCAGCAGGCCGGCCAGTCGCTGCCGCGCACCTCCCAGGCGCAGGCCAACGCCGGTACCCGCATCGGCTCGCAGAGCGCCCTCAAGCCGGGCGACCTGGTCCTCTTCTACGGCGACCTGCACCACATCGGCCTGTACGCGGGCAACGGCCAGGTGCTGCACGCGCCGAAGCCGGGCGCGTCCGTGCGCTACGAGTCGATCAACAACATGCCCTTCCAGTTCGGCGTCCGCGTCTGACGCGGACCGGCCCGGTTCCCGCCGCCGCGGGAACCGGCCGCCGCTGCCGCCCGATCGGGCGAATTGCGGTGGCCGCCGCTGACTTCACGCCCCGCCGGTGACCTGCGCAGTCACCGGCGGGGCGGCTTTTTGCGTACCGGCAGGGCGGGTTGCGGGTCTTTGGATACGGGCCACCGGCGCCGTTACTGTCTGCCCTCGCAGCCGCCGGTCATCGACCGTCCGCCCGGGCGGCAGCGGCTGCACGGAAGGGAGTGCGGCTCTCGTGGCGTCCCACCGCCGTGTCTCACAGTCCGGCCTGGCCGGTGCGACCAGGGTCACCGTCCTGTCCGCCGCCGCGATCACCGCGGCCGCGGCCCTGTCGGCGGCCGGGGCGAGCGCCGCACCGGCTCCGGCGCCCGGCGAGGTCACCTCGCGCGTCGGCGCTCTCTACGAACAGGCCGAGAAGGTCACCGAGGAGTTCAACGGGGCCTCCGAACGGACCCGGAAGCTGCGCGGCGACGTCACCGCCCTCCAGGACCGGGTGGCCCGCGGCCAGGAGCGCGTCAACAGGCTGCGCGCCCGGCTCGGTGCCATCGCCTCCGCCCAGTACCGCTCCGGCGGCCTGGACCCGGCCCTGAAGCTGATGCTGTCCGAGGACCCGGCGAGCTACCTCGACAAGGCCTCCGTCCTCGACCGCGTCCACGGCAACCAGGCGGGGCAGCTGCGCGAACTCCAGGGCGCCCAGCGCGGACTGGAGCAACAGCGCCGGGCGGCGGCCGGCAAGCTGACGGACCTGGAGGCGAGCCGGCGCGAAGTCGCGCGCCACAAGAAGGACATCGAGCACAAGCTGGCCGCCGCGCAGCGCCTGCTGAACGCGCTGACCGGCGCCGACCGGGCGGCCTTCGACCGGGCGAACCGCGGCCTCGGGCGGTCGCTGCCCGACCTGTCCGGGGCGGCGCACTCCTCCGGCCGCGCCGGGGCCGCCGTCCAGGCGGTGCGCGCGGCGATCGGCACGCCGTACGCGTGGGGGCGGTCCGGCCCGAGCGCCTTCGACTGCTCTGGGCTGATGCAGTGGGCCTACGCGCGCGCCGGAGTCTCCATCCCGCGTACCTCGCAAGCCCAGCGGGGCGCGGGACGGCAGGTTCAGGTCAGCCAGGCCAGGCCGGGAGACCTGGTCATCTACCGGGACGATGCCAGCCATGTCGGCATGTATGTGGGCAACGGACAGGTGGTGCACGCGCCGCATCCGGGCGCACGGGTCCGGTCCGACCCCGTCGGCATGATGCCGATCTCGTCCGTAACCCGCCCCTGACCCCTGTGCGCGCTCCGGGACGGTGCTTACGATCAGCCGCGTGGCAGGTCATCAGGTGCGGCGGCGGGCGGTACGGGACATCAGGGCGGTGCTGTGCGCGGCCCTGCCGCTCGCGCTGCTGGCACTCCTCACCGGCTGCGACGACCCGGCCGGCGCGCAGACCGCCCCGCCGGGCATCCAGCGGATGCTGGACCAGCGCGCCGCGGCCGTACGGAACCGCGACACCGCGGCCTTCCTCGCCTCGGTCGACCCCCGCGCGTCCGGGTACCGCGCCGAGCAGCGGCGGATGTTCGCCAACCTCGCGCGGGTGCCGCTGGCCGCCTGGTCGTACGAACTGGTGCGGACCGACGCGTTCGGGCTGCCCCCGGCCGTCGGCGCGGACGGGCGGCGGGTCGCGGCCGAGGTACGGCTGCGCTACCGGCTCACCGGGTACGACAGCGCGCCGGTCACCGCCGTCCAGTACCTGACCCTCACCGACCGGGGCGGCCGGTGGCGGATCAGCTCGGACTCGGACGGCGCCACGAGCGGGCGGCGCAGCGCGCGCCGGCTGTGGGACCAGGGGCCGGTCGAGGTCGTCCGGGGGCGGCACAGCCTGGTCCTCGGGGTCGGGCGCGGCACGGCGGCGCTGCGCGAACTGGCCGAGCGTACGGACGCGGCGGTGCCCGCCGTCGGCAAGGCGTGGCCCGGGAAGTGGGCCGGGCGGGTGGTGGTCGAGGCGCCGCAGTCGCTGGAGCGGATGGCGGAGCTGCTGAACGCTTCCGACCCGGCGGGCTACCGGGGCATAGCGGCCGTGACGACCGGCGAGCCGGGCCCGGCCGCGGCGGCCCCCGCCGACCGGGTCGTCGTCAACCCGGAGGCGTACGGGGAACTGTCCGCGGCCGGCCGGCAGGTCGTGCTGACACACGAGGCCACGCACGTCGCGACGCGCACGGCCACCACGTCCGCCACCCCGATGTGGCTCTCCGAGGGCTTCGCCGACTGGGCCGCCTACCGCGGCGGCGGCCGCCCCGCCCCCACCACCGCCCCCGAACTGGCCCACGCGGTCGCCACCGGCGCCCCGCCGTCCCGGCTCCCGGCCGACGGCGACTTCCGCTTCAGCCGCAGCGCGCGGCAGCTGGCCCGCGCGTACGAGAGCGGCTGGCTGGCCTGCCGCATGATCGCCGACCGGTGGGGCGAGCGGAAGCTCGGCGCGTTCTACCGGGCGGCGGGCCGCGGCGGCACGGAGAGCGCCGGGCGGGCGATGCGGGACCAGCTGGGCGTCAGCCCGGCGGAGTTCACCCGGCGGTGGCGGGCGTATGTGGCGGAGCAGCTGGGCTGACGGACGGCGCGGGTGCCGGGAAGGCCTCCTCTGTACGGGACGCGGCGACGGTGCCCGGCTCCGGCTCGGCGTCCGGCCCGTGCCCCTTCCCGGCGGTCCGCCGGCGGGTGCCGTCCGCGCGCCGCCGCCGTGGCCCGGTGACCGTCGAGCGCCACAGCGCGCGGCAGGCGGTCAGCGAGGCGGCCACCAGCAGGCCGTTGCGTACGGTCAGCAGGACGACGCCGGCACCCTGACTGGTCACCACCTCCGCGAACCGGACGGGGAATTCCAGCAGCGTCGCCCCGGTCGCCGGCAGCACCAGCACGGCCGGCAGCGCCATCCGGCTCGCCCGCAGCGTCATGCACACGGCCGCCGTACCGACCAGCCAGATCATGTACTGCGGGCTGATGACCCGGCTGGTGGTGACGAAGAGGAGGACGGCGGTGAAGGCGGCGTCGGCGAGCGTGGCGGACGTGAACCGCCGCGCGCGCAGCCGCCACAGCAGCAGCCAGCCGAAGGCCGCCGCGGTCAGGACCAGCGCCAGGGAGCTGACCAGCGGTACGTAGGGGCCGACGAACTCCACCGAGCCGTAGTTCAGCAGCACCTCGCCGTCCCAGCCGAACTGCCGGGCGAGGTGG encodes:
- a CDS encoding NYN domain-containing protein; its protein translation is MVERPDGPAGAERDAEAGAAAADEVLDRPLPEGVRRRVVALTAEAFGGLTVTELPPPLRQYARFTPSRRAKFAGNAMAAALENDTVFRQRIAGRLREAQPELAEALDSGTPPAAADPLDVAAAAYVLRPEGWVKLVAAAGEEAQRARAERAGEEAERELAALREELAQVRAQARSEAERVRGDLDALRKENESLQRKLRSALSDVKRGEAAARKAAAETESVRAAAAQEKSAADSEARRLRGRIAEVEALLEASRRATREGRSVEDMRLRLLLDTVLDAAQGLRRELALPPADTHPADTVDAVAPGKMTPKDIATRALSETDPALLDQLLALPQAHLVVDGYNVTKTGYPTMPLDKQRLRLLGGLAVLAAQTGAEMTCVFDGAELAAPVLLAPPRGVRVLFSKPGVTADELIRQLVRAEPPGRPVVVVSTDREVADGVAKAGARPVASALLLKRLARI
- a CDS encoding C40 family peptidase gives rise to the protein MASHRRPKQPSRTRVTVLTATAAAAVALSSQAAHADPKPKKEEVKSEVDKLYEQAEQATEKYNGAKEDQEKLQKEVDSLQDKVARGQGELNQLRKGLGSVASGQYRSGSIDPSVQLFLSGDPDTYLEKAATLDQLSGKQAEQLKTIADKQRQLAQERAEAASKIQDLSDTRKALGEKKDEIKGKLAKAQELLNTLTAKEKEALQKEEAQKNRSSRGNERPDLGNDTPASGRGAAALAAAASKIGSPYVWGATGPSSFDCSGLTSWAYQQAGQSLPRTSQAQANAGTRIGSQSALKPGDLVLFYGDLHHIGLYAGNGQVLHAPKPGASVRYESINNMPFQFGVRV
- a CDS encoding C40 family peptidase — translated: MASHRRVSQSGLAGATRVTVLSAAAITAAAALSAAGASAAPAPAPGEVTSRVGALYEQAEKVTEEFNGASERTRKLRGDVTALQDRVARGQERVNRLRARLGAIASAQYRSGGLDPALKLMLSEDPASYLDKASVLDRVHGNQAGQLRELQGAQRGLEQQRRAAAGKLTDLEASRREVARHKKDIEHKLAAAQRLLNALTGADRAAFDRANRGLGRSLPDLSGAAHSSGRAGAAVQAVRAAIGTPYAWGRSGPSAFDCSGLMQWAYARAGVSIPRTSQAQRGAGRQVQVSQARPGDLVIYRDDASHVGMYVGNGQVVHAPHPGARVRSDPVGMMPISSVTRP